The Primulina tabacum isolate GXHZ01 chromosome 16, ASM2559414v2, whole genome shotgun sequence genome window below encodes:
- the LOC142529184 gene encoding protein COFACTOR ASSEMBLY OF COMPLEX C SUBUNIT B CCB3, chloroplastic yields the protein MYCLSTAPAVGILESPPTRYQILRFPHKCCARCCLRIPSSPPCDRPLLSSFSTLSADPSISGHEVSKIPRPPLLETLVLMDLDPATAKLAIGFLGPFFSAFGFLFILRIVMSWYPKLPVDKFPYVVAYAPTEPLLVQTRKLIPPLGGVDVTPVVWFGLVSFVSEILVGPQGLLVLWSQQQV from the coding sequence ATGTATTGTCTATCCACTGCTCCTGCCGTCGGAATCCTAGAATCCCCTCCAACAAGGTACCAGATCCTAAGATTTCCACACAAATGCTGTGCACGATGTTGTTTGAGAATACCCTCTTCTCCTCCCTGCGATCGCCCACTTCTTTCCTCCTTTTCCACCTTATCCGCAGACCCTTCAATCAGCGGACATGAAGTCTCAAAGATTCCACGTCCTCCATTGCTGGAAACACTGGTGTTAATGGATTTGGACCCTGCTACAGCGAAGCTCGCAATCGGGTTCTTGGGTCCGTTTTTCTCTGCATTCGGGTTCCTGTTCATTTTGAGGATAGTGATGTCTTGGTATCCCAAGTTGCCTGTGGACAAGTTCCCTTACGTTGTGGCGTATGCCCCGACAGAGCCACTTCTTGTTCAGACAAGGAAGTTGATTCCACCTCTCGGCGGAGTCGATGTCACCCCCGTTGTCTGGTTTGGATTGGTCAGTTTCGTTAGTGAGATATTGGTCGGCCCACAGGGGCTTCTTGTTCTCTGGTCTCAGCAGCAGGTTTAG
- the LOC142529430 gene encoding uncharacterized protein LOC142529430, with protein sequence MAHSRWIRPEVYPLFAAMGVAVGICGFQLIRNIRINPEVRVNKAGRAAGVLENFAEGEKYCEHALRKFVRNRRPEIMPSINSFFTDPQKS encoded by the exons ATGGCTCACAGTCGCTGGATAAGGCCTGAG GTGTATCCACTGTTTGCAGCCATGGGTGTGGCTGTGGGGATATGTGGGTTTCAGCTGATACGCAATATACGTATCAATCCCGAAGTCAG GGTTAACAAGGCCGGCAGGGCTGCTGGTGTGTTGGAGAATTTCGCGGAAGGGGAGAAATACTGTGAGCACGCTCTTAGGAAATTTGTCCGCAACAGGCGACCAGAAATCATGCCGTCGATCAACAGCTTCTTCACCGACCCTCAAAAGAGCTAG